A section of the Roseovarius sp. W115 genome encodes:
- a CDS encoding glycerophosphodiester phosphodiesterase family protein: MIRLHRSFFEAPLAHRALHDVAGGRPENSRAAVQAALDHGYGIEIDLQLSRDGEAMVFHDYDLDRLTSKCGLVLEHDAAGLSQIPLKGGSDGIPTLSEILTLVAGRAPMLIELKDQHGQMGVTDGRLEKATARALQGYEGAVGLMSFNPEMVALLAELVPDVPRGLVTSPYREKNWPELDEPVRERLRDIPDFDRVGASFISHQADDLLRPRVAELKTKGADVFCWTIRTAQQEALARQVADNVTFEGYLAEIPA, translated from the coding sequence ATGATCCGGCTGCACCGGTCCTTTTTCGAGGCGCCGCTGGCACATCGCGCATTGCACGATGTGGCAGGCGGGCGGCCAGAAAACTCACGCGCGGCGGTTCAGGCTGCGCTGGATCACGGCTATGGGATTGAGATTGACCTGCAGCTGAGCCGTGATGGTGAGGCGATGGTGTTTCACGATTATGATCTGGATCGCCTCACGTCCAAATGCGGTTTGGTTCTGGAGCATGATGCAGCGGGGCTGTCGCAGATCCCGCTGAAAGGTGGATCAGACGGTATCCCGACGCTGTCAGAGATACTGACACTGGTCGCGGGCCGTGCGCCGATGCTGATTGAGCTCAAGGATCAGCATGGCCAGATGGGGGTGACCGATGGGCGTCTGGAAAAGGCCACCGCCCGTGCGTTGCAGGGCTACGAGGGTGCGGTGGGTCTGATGTCGTTCAATCCCGAGATGGTCGCCCTTTTGGCCGAGCTTGTCCCGGATGTTCCACGAGGGCTGGTCACAAGCCCCTACAGGGAAAAGAACTGGCCGGAACTTGACGAGCCTGTTCGCGAAAGGCTGCGCGATATCCCCGATTTTGACCGAGTGGGGGCCAGTTTCATTAGCCATCAGGCGGACGATCTTTTGAGGCCACGCGTGGCCGAATTGAAGACCAAGGGCGCGGATGTTTTTTGCTGGACCATCCGCACAGCGCAGCAAGAAGCGCTTGCGCGCCAAGTTGCCGACAATGTGACCTTTGAGGGCTATCTCGCCGAGATCCCTGCTTGA
- a CDS encoding NAD(P)/FAD-dependent oxidoreductase produces the protein MSGIVVIGAGQAGSSLVAKLRALGHEGAVTLIGAEPAPPYQRPPLSKKYLLGEMELERLYLRPESFYDENYIALRLGEEVTGIDPAAKTISVGNETLVYDQLVLTTGSAPRRLPASIGGALGGVYVVRDLQDVDAMAPEFKPGARVLIVGGGYIGLEAAAVAASKGLNVVLVEMADRILQRVASPETSDYFRALHQGHGVEIVEGVGLETLLGDDLVSGARLSDGRQLDVDFVIVGVGITPDTKLAEAAGVEIDNGIKVDALGQTSAEGIWAAGDCASFPHGQERLRLESVPNAIDMAECVAENLLGAGKAYVPQPWFWSDQYDVKLQIAGLNTGYDRVITRQAENGVSFWYFKGDTLLAVDAANDARAYMVGKRLIDSGKTADADVVADPDADLKALLRA, from the coding sequence ATGTCGGGAATCGTTGTCATCGGCGCGGGGCAGGCGGGAAGTTCGCTTGTCGCCAAACTTCGCGCGCTTGGGCATGAGGGTGCTGTCACACTGATTGGTGCCGAACCTGCCCCGCCCTATCAACGCCCGCCCTTGTCCAAGAAGTATCTGCTGGGGGAGATGGAGTTAGAGCGGCTCTATCTGCGGCCAGAGAGTTTTTATGACGAGAATTATATCGCTCTGAGATTGGGCGAAGAAGTGACAGGCATAGATCCTGCCGCGAAGACGATTTCAGTGGGGAACGAGACGCTAGTTTATGATCAGCTTGTTCTGACCACCGGGTCCGCACCGCGCCGGTTGCCAGCCTCCATCGGCGGCGCGCTGGGGGGTGTTTACGTTGTGCGGGATTTGCAGGATGTCGATGCCATGGCACCTGAATTCAAACCTGGGGCGCGGGTTTTGATTGTGGGTGGCGGATATATCGGGCTTGAGGCGGCGGCTGTGGCTGCAAGCAAAGGCCTCAACGTGGTTCTGGTTGAGATGGCCGATCGCATTTTGCAACGCGTGGCGTCGCCTGAGACATCCGACTATTTTCGGGCGCTGCATCAGGGGCATGGGGTTGAGATTGTCGAAGGTGTCGGTCTTGAGACGCTGCTCGGCGACGACCTTGTCAGCGGCGCACGATTGAGCGATGGGCGTCAACTGGACGTCGATTTTGTCATTGTTGGCGTGGGGATCACCCCGGACACCAAACTGGCTGAGGCGGCGGGTGTCGAGATTGACAATGGGATCAAGGTCGATGCCTTGGGTCAAACCAGTGCTGAGGGCATCTGGGCGGCGGGAGATTGCGCGTCTTTCCCGCATGGCCAGGAGCGCTTGCGGTTGGAAAGTGTGCCCAATGCCATTGATATGGCCGAATGCGTCGCCGAAAACCTGTTGGGCGCAGGCAAAGCCTACGTGCCGCAACCCTGGTTCTGGTCGGATCAATATGACGTGAAACTGCAGATTGCCGGGCTGAACACGGGCTATGATCGCGTCATTACCCGACAAGCGGAGAACGGCGTGTCTTTCTGGTATTTCAAAGGGGACACTTTGTTAGCCGTGGACGCGGCCAACGACGCGCGGGCCTATATGGTAGGCAAGCGTCTGATCGACAGCGGCAAGACGGCGGATGCGGATGTGGTGGCTGATCCCGATGCTGACCTTAAGGCGCTGTTGCGCGCGTGA
- a CDS encoding HlyD family type I secretion periplasmic adaptor subunit: MTVSKRNAWSVRRPLYIGIFSVVVLLGGFGTWAALTTISGAIVAEGRIEVDQNRQVVQHPDGGVVAELAVDEGDFVVAGDVLLRLDPTALRSQLSITESQLFELMARRGRLEAERDEAPGINFDPLLQQVALANSDVSGLLQGQARLLAARAETTAQEITQLEKQRRQIVDQITGLTAQATALQEQLELIDVELANQQALLDQGLAQATRVLTLQRERARLSGQMGDLAAQVAQAEGRMTEIDIEVLKLGTQQREEAIATLRDQQYRELELLEERRALMERLSRLDIRAPVSGIVYDLQVFALRSVVRPADPILYIVPQDRPLIINARVEPIHIDKIYLGQDVILRFSALDQRRTPELTGQVMQISADAFEEEGTHRSYYRAEIELSEGEQARLPQDVTLIPGMPVEAFIRTQDRTPLAYLVKPLSDYFSKAFRE, encoded by the coding sequence ATGACTGTGTCCAAGCGCAATGCCTGGTCGGTGCGACGTCCGCTCTATATCGGCATCTTCAGTGTGGTTGTTCTCTTGGGCGGTTTTGGCACCTGGGCGGCGCTCACCACGATTTCCGGAGCGATTGTCGCGGAAGGTCGGATCGAGGTCGATCAAAACCGGCAGGTGGTGCAGCACCCTGATGGCGGCGTGGTGGCGGAACTGGCGGTCGATGAGGGAGATTTCGTCGTCGCAGGTGATGTGCTGTTGCGGCTTGATCCAACCGCGCTGCGGTCGCAGCTTTCTATCACCGAGAGCCAGCTTTTTGAGCTGATGGCGCGGCGTGGGCGGCTGGAAGCCGAGCGCGACGAAGCGCCCGGGATCAATTTTGACCCGCTACTCCAGCAAGTCGCCTTGGCAAATTCGGATGTCTCGGGGCTTTTGCAAGGCCAGGCGCGGTTGCTGGCTGCGCGCGCGGAAACGACCGCACAGGAGATCACGCAGCTTGAAAAGCAAAGGCGGCAAATCGTGGATCAGATCACCGGCCTGACAGCTCAGGCAACTGCGTTGCAAGAACAGCTTGAGCTGATTGATGTTGAATTGGCCAACCAACAGGCGCTGCTGGATCAGGGGCTGGCCCAAGCGACACGCGTTTTGACACTGCAACGCGAAAGAGCGCGTCTTTCCGGACAGATGGGCGACTTGGCGGCGCAGGTGGCACAGGCCGAAGGGCGCATGACGGAGATCGACATTGAAGTGCTCAAGCTCGGCACGCAACAACGCGAAGAGGCCATCGCCACCCTGCGCGATCAGCAGTACCGCGAATTGGAGCTTCTGGAAGAGCGTCGCGCGCTTATGGAAAGACTCTCTCGGCTGGATATCCGTGCACCAGTGTCCGGTATTGTGTATGACCTACAGGTTTTTGCCCTGCGGTCGGTCGTTCGGCCTGCAGATCCTATCCTCTATATTGTGCCGCAAGATCGCCCGCTCATAATCAACGCGCGGGTCGAGCCCATTCATATCGACAAGATTTACCTGGGCCAGGATGTCATCCTGCGCTTTTCGGCGCTCGACCAAAGACGCACGCCGGAACTCACCGGGCAGGTGATGCAAATCTCGGCCGATGCCTTCGAAGAGGAAGGCACACATCGGAGCTACTATCGCGCCGAAATTGAACTCAGCGAAGGGGAACAGGCACGTCTGCCGCAAGATGTGACCCTGATCCCCGGAATGCCGGTCGAGGCGTTTATCCGCACGCAAGACCGCACGCCGCTGGCCTATCTGGTCAAACCGCTCAGCGACTATTTCTCCAAAGCATTTCGCGAGTAA
- a CDS encoding GNAT family N-acetyltransferase: MDGGSVIVSVCDSLAQIRAEDWDTCACPEATTGRPDDPFTTYRFLKALEDSRSVGVGTGWQAQYLTAEMDGQVIACAPLYAKSHSQGEYIFDHNWAHAYERAGGRYFPKLQLAVPFTPVTGRRFLTRPGYERAGQEASVQAAVQLADRHSLSSLHVTFCTEGERENGTQMGLLPRTTQQFHWLNKGYESFDDFLGSLSSRKRKNIRKERAQAQGCGVEIVQLTGDQIRPAHWEYIWTFYQDTGARKWGMPYLTRAFFDMAHDMLRDDILLVLALRDGEPVAGALNMIGRDALFGRYWGCTAHYPAMHFELCYYQAIDYAIANGLKRVEAGAQGEHKLARGYLPVETHSLHWFRDPSFGDAVARYLDAERQAVSEDIEILTAYGPFKKAQVEEQE; the protein is encoded by the coding sequence ATGGACGGCGGATCAGTCATCGTCAGCGTCTGCGACAGCCTCGCCCAAATCCGGGCCGAGGACTGGGACACCTGCGCCTGTCCGGAGGCCACAACCGGTCGGCCAGATGACCCGTTCACGACCTACCGGTTTCTCAAAGCCCTGGAAGACAGCCGGTCGGTGGGCGTCGGCACCGGATGGCAGGCGCAGTATCTGACAGCGGAAATGGACGGGCAGGTGATCGCCTGCGCACCGCTTTATGCCAAGTCGCACAGCCAGGGCGAATACATTTTTGACCACAACTGGGCGCATGCCTATGAGCGCGCCGGGGGGCGGTATTTCCCAAAGCTACAACTGGCCGTGCCGTTCACTCCAGTCACCGGACGGCGGTTCCTGACGCGTCCGGGGTATGAGCGAGCTGGACAAGAGGCGTCGGTGCAGGCGGCGGTGCAGTTGGCGGATCGGCACAGCCTGTCATCCTTGCATGTCACGTTCTGCACCGAAGGTGAGCGGGAAAATGGCACTCAAATGGGTCTTCTGCCGCGCACCACGCAACAGTTTCACTGGCTCAACAAGGGCTACGAAAGCTTTGATGATTTCCTGGGCTCGCTCAGTTCGCGCAAGCGCAAGAATATCCGCAAGGAGCGTGCGCAGGCCCAAGGCTGCGGCGTTGAGATCGTGCAGTTGACAGGGGATCAGATCAGGCCCGCGCATTGGGAGTATATCTGGACCTTTTATCAGGATACCGGCGCGCGGAAATGGGGGATGCCCTATCTGACGCGCGCGTTCTTTGACATGGCGCATGACATGCTGCGCGACGATATCCTGTTGGTGCTGGCGCTGCGTGACGGTGAACCAGTCGCCGGGGCTTTGAACATGATCGGGCGCGATGCCTTGTTCGGACGCTACTGGGGCTGCACGGCGCACTATCCGGCGATGCATTTTGAGCTGTGCTATTATCAGGCGATTGACTACGCGATTGCGAACGGCCTCAAGCGTGTCGAAGCGGGCGCGCAAGGGGAGCACAAGCTGGCGCGCGGATATCTTCCGGTTGAGACACACTCCTTGCACTGGTTTCGCGATCCGTCTTTCGGGGATGCCGTTGCGCGGTATCTGGATGCTGAGCGTCAGGCCGTGTCCGAGGATATCGAAATTCTAACGGCCTATGGTCCGTTCAAGAAAGCACAGGTGGAGGAACAGGAATGA
- a CDS encoding 4a-hydroxytetrahydrobiopterin dehydratase, which translates to MTEKLSDAERDTELSPLLANGWAMVDGRDAIHREFQFKNFVDAFGFMTRAALWAEKWNHHPEWFNVYKTVQVTLSTHDVGGLSALDIKLARKMDDLAQG; encoded by the coding sequence ATGACCGAGAAGCTGAGCGATGCAGAGCGTGACACGGAGTTATCGCCACTATTGGCCAATGGCTGGGCTATGGTGGACGGGCGAGATGCGATCCACCGTGAGTTTCAGTTCAAGAACTTCGTGGATGCGTTCGGCTTCATGACCCGCGCCGCGCTTTGGGCCGAGAAATGGAACCACCACCCGGAGTGGTTCAATGTCTACAAAACCGTGCAGGTCACATTGAGCACGCATGACGTTGGCGGTTTGAGCGCTTTGGACATCAAACTGGCCCGTAAGATGGATGATCTGGCCCAAGGATAA
- a CDS encoding RidA family protein yields MGKFESKLAEMGVTLPDAPAPAANYVPYVQVGDMLYVSGQLPKDGDTLMIGKLGDDMDVATGAKAARVCAINLLAQVKAACGGDLDRLQRVVKLGGFVNSTDDFKDQPQVINGASDFIGEALGETGKHARAAVSSPALPFGVAVEIEGVFQIK; encoded by the coding sequence ATGGGCAAATTTGAGAGCAAACTGGCAGAGATGGGGGTCACACTTCCTGATGCGCCTGCACCGGCGGCCAATTATGTGCCTTATGTTCAGGTAGGCGACATGCTCTATGTGTCAGGTCAGCTGCCAAAAGATGGTGACACGCTCATGATTGGCAAGCTGGGGGATGACATGGATGTCGCCACGGGCGCCAAGGCAGCGCGGGTTTGTGCCATCAATTTGCTGGCCCAGGTGAAGGCGGCCTGCGGCGGTGATCTTGACCGGCTGCAACGGGTCGTCAAACTGGGTGGCTTTGTCAATTCTACCGATGATTTCAAGGATCAGCCCCAAGTCATCAACGGCGCATCCGACTTTATCGGCGAAGCGCTGGGCGAGACCGGCAAACATGCCCGCGCCGCAGTGTCGTCTCCGGCGCTGCCCTTTGGTGTGGCGGTCGAAATCGAAGGCGTGTTTCAGATCAAATGA
- a CDS encoding peroxiredoxin: protein MTLSTGDKLPEASLLQLGADGPEAVSLSEKTNGRKVVIFAVPGAYTPTCHSAHVPSFIRTKDALAAKGVDEIICVSVNDPFTMKAWGEATGATKAGITMLSDADSSFTKAIGMNFDAPPAGLFGRSLRYAMVVEDGAVTVLNAEESPGVCETSAGETILDAL from the coding sequence ATGACCCTTTCCACTGGCGACAAACTTCCCGAAGCTTCTTTACTGCAACTGGGCGCGGATGGCCCCGAAGCCGTCAGTCTTTCGGAGAAAACCAATGGCCGCAAGGTGGTGATCTTTGCGGTGCCCGGTGCGTATACGCCCACATGCCACTCCGCCCACGTGCCCAGCTTTATCCGCACCAAAGATGCGCTCGCAGCTAAAGGCGTGGATGAAATCATTTGCGTGTCGGTGAATGATCCGTTCACCATGAAAGCCTGGGGTGAGGCCACGGGGGCGACCAAGGCGGGCATCACCATGCTCAGCGATGCGGATTCCAGTTTCACCAAAGCCATTGGTATGAATTTCGACGCGCCCCCGGCTGGCCTATTTGGCCGGTCCTTGCGCTATGCGATGGTTGTTGAAGATGGCGCGGTGACCGTGCTCAACGCCGAAGAAAGTCCCGGTGTATGCGAGACATCCGCGGGCGAGACCATTCTCGACGCGCTTTGA